GTGTCTTGTTCATGTTCCATGTTgacctttttccattttctccgaGTGTGTAAACTACTGGATACTCTATTCATAActattccccccaaaaaaatcttttaaatttgttacttttggattcattttccttttactaATGATTCGTATCtgtcttttattcatttcctctttccttttcccttagGTTTATTCtattgttcttttattattttttattcttctccttTATCATGTAATGTGTTATCTATGCATTTAAGACTATAATCTTCCTAAGAATACAGTTGAGGCTTCTTCAGTAGGCTCCTGGAAACAGACTGAAAaaggtctttttgtttgtttgtttgtttttgttttgttttttgagacagagtctcgctctgtcgcccaggctggagtgcagtggcctggtctcggctcactgcaagctccgcctcccgggttcacgccattctcctgtctcagcctcccgagtagctgggactacaggcgcccgccaccacgtccggctaattttttgtattttgtttagtagagatgggatttcaccgtgttagccaggatggtctcaatctcctgacctcgtgatctgcccgcctcggccttccaaagaaaactgtctttgaatgtaaatggtctaatgGAATGGTTCAGCAGTGTAGAGTACAAACATTTAGGTAATTTCTTCCCTAAATATGGAGTGCTCCCTTGAAATTCAGAAGCTCTTCTAATTAACAGTCAGCAATTTGGAAAATACGTGTAAAAGATACTTATGTCGACTACTCACGAATGAGGACGTTACAGTCTTTGAACTTTAAATCGCATCATCCGATGTCTCAAGGCAGAAACCTGTAATATGTAACCTATGATATGGTTAGAGGGGATTCTATCATATGTGTCTTCAATCTAATTACACACAGCAGCTCATGAAGACTGACAGAAGGGCAGGGGGCATGCTTAGCACAGGCATCTTACACCCACCTTGAGCATCACTGACCTACATGCATGCTGCCTGCTTCATTGGTAACAGACACCTGTCTGTCTCTTGCCATTTTATTATTCAGTCGTTCAAGGGTTCACTGCGGGAAGgatttaaaatgcaattattcTTTAAGAACCAGAGAATTCAGAATTTAACAAAATCCAAGAACAGTCATTTAGGTCTCCATACGGGAAAACAAACATCAAGCAGGTTGCCCACTCATTTTCTTAGGAACCATGAAATCTCAACTCAGATATTATAACTGGAGTGAAACTGTTATGAAAAACAAATCATATCTTTGTATTCTATCCAACAGAacatgaaaatacagaaatcaatCTTGAAACAGATTTTAATATATCTGATTTGCATTTACTATTttcaatagaaaaagatggaTGTAGAATTTTTGGAATTCATCTGAAATCTCACAAATTATGTTAGATCTGGTACTAGAACCTCCTTCAGTACTCAGCATATTTCACACAAAGTGGTATTACAAATgcattatgtatttgtttaaagCAGAGATTAGAAAAGAATCTGAAAACAGTTAGCTATTGGTTATAGTCACAAGTAAGAAGATGCTTTCATATTTGATGATTCAATACGGCTTTGACCCAATTTGTTTCTGTATCTGATAGTGTTTAAGTCTTCCGGTCAGGCATTTGGGGTCTGAACAACTTTTCAAAGAAGGCCTGCATTTGAATTGTGTTTTTAAAGGGGCAGTAACGTTCTCTCTTTTTATTATCAAAAGTATAATAttgtgaaaaacagaaagcacGTAATTTTGCATCTTAATGGATAGCATACCTCCTTCTGGCATTTTAAATTGCTCTGCTTTTGGCAGAATTGTCCCCTGAACATCAGGACCATCTCCGCATTCATCCCCAGTCTTTGACTGAGACAGCTCCTGGAGATCAGCTTCCAGGTCAGGCACTAAAAAAGACAGGGGTTCTTGACTGAAGCAGGCAAACAAGAAGGACAAATAAGGAAAAGATAGTACTCTTTTCCTCAGTGTTATGAAATAAAAGCCTGTAGACCAGTGTGGTAATAAATGTGATGTAAAGATGGCACACTTTTGTTTTCCTGTATTATGAATTCTTATCTTAAATGACAATCTGAGGATAAATCACACCACACCTACATTTCCCATACTTTACCATTGTGTATTATGAATAGTGAATATCGACTATCTAAGAAATCTGGAGTCTGCCACATGGATagaattttaatcataaatgaaatgtaattttctGAAGGATTAGATCAATGTATTGGCCTGCCTAGGAGAAATCTTACAGTTGTGACACCCATCCCTTGTTGAGGTGACTTGAAAATTATTTAGATAAATTAACATTATGCTTGGGTCTAAGGGCCCTGTATGTAACTTTACATAAATGAATCACATTTAGAATAATGTACcaaaaataacaggaaaatcaCTGTCTTCCAGTGAGGGTACAGGAAGTTGAGTGCAAAGAAATTAGTGGTCACTGTTGACAGTCATATTCTGGAAACCTCTTAACAGCGAATTGCTAAAATACTCCATGGCCCAAATTCTGCCAGTGTTGAACGCAAAAGTACTATCTAGTGAGTAAACAACTTCTGATTCAGGATAAACTTATGGTACTTTTAGTTTTCTAATGATGAAAGTGTTTCTACAACTTTTAAAAGGCCCTTCGAAATCATGCTAATATAGCTACCTGTATGCCAGTGTCCTGAGTTATCCACCTTTCACCAAACATCCTGAAAAATTACCGATCAAAGGATACCACTCAAAGAGTGGCtgtcatttattgagctcttTTCTGGAGTTTCTATTCTGCTTCGTTGAACTGTGTTTTGTCCTGAGCCAATACTAAACTACCTTAGAGTACACACACATTCAAATAATAAGTATCTTAAGCAAAACCACTGACCTTTTCTTATTACAACATGGATAACACAAACCTTGGGACAAAATATGAATTCTGTCTCCATGAGTACAAGGGTTCTTGGTAAACCTCCatttcagagcctcagttttcttattaataaaatgagGCTAACATCCTTATGCAAATGGGCTTTATTCAGGGTGTTATAAGGTGGGATGACTTGGCACTCCACATGCTGTTAAAGGGTGCTTACAGCACTATTGACACAATGCCTTAGGAGATCATACAGCAACATTCtaagaagaacaaattaaactaGTGAAATACTGCATATTTATGCATAAAGTTAAACTGCTTCATCTGATTTAGCAAGGACTGTATTTTCAAGcgtacaaaatatatttcaaaggtaAGAGAAGATTCATTACATCCAGGGACTGCATGAAGCTGTAAACTATACTCTTCAATTTTCCAGCCAACTTTTAGCAAATGTTTGCGAGCCTTtcctaatgttttctttcctcctgttACTGGTCACGGCATAATGCATGATGCACACATAGGCCTCCTCCCCGCATAgacattctttctttcccttcccagcacCTCGAATATCAGCTGCACCCTGATCTTCTCTCTTCTGACCAGGTGTGGGATCCCGACTTTCAGTTGGTGGTTCCTCTTGTTGAGGCTCCTCATCACTGGGCTCCTGGGACCGTGGTTGTGTGTgtacaaataaaaagttttggctgggcgcagtggctcacgctcagcactttgggaagccaaggcgagcagatcacgaggtcaagagttcgagaccagcctagccaacacgctgaaaccctgtctctactaagaatacaaaaattagccaggcatggtggcgcatgcctgtaatcccagctacttgggaggctgaggcaggagaatcgcttgaaccccggaggcggaggttgcaagtgagccgagatcacaccactgcactccagcctgggcgacagagcaagattctgtctcgggaaaaaaaaaaattgttatcaaTACATGTCAACAATGCAAATAAACAGAATACATAGATATTTCTGATCATAAGTAAGTCTAAAGACATTTCTCCAACACTATTCATATACTTATTATTCATCAAGTTATTCTTCCCACAGAGAGGTTACTCTAAGACGGAGTTACCCTCAAGGGCTTTGGAAGGTGGTTTAATCTATGTTGGGATGGATGTGTGCAATCTGTTATGAATAAGCATACGGAGGAAGTCATGGGCAAAATCTGGGGAACACAAGGTCATCCATCCAGGCAAAACCAGAacgtaggctgggcgcagtggctcaggcctgtaatcccagcactttgggaggccgaggcaggtggattgcttgagctcaggggttcaagaacagcctgggcaacacggtgaaaccccgtctctactaaaatacaaaaagaaatcagctgggcgtggcagcgtgcacctgtagtcccagctactcgggaggctcaggcaggagaattgcttcagcccaggagacggaggttgcagtgagccaagcctgggtgacagagcaagactccatctccaaaacacacacacacacacgcacacacacaacacacacacacaccacgtaATCCTCTTGGATCAGTCTTTCCTTCATGAGATGCCATGATCATTTTTTATCAGCTCAGAAGACCTTTAACAGTGTATGTATACTAGTTNNNNNNNNNNNNNNNNNNNNNNNNNNNNNNNNNNNNNNNNNNNNNNNNNNNNNNNNNNNNNNNNNNNNNNNNNNNNNNNNNNNNNNNNNNNNNNNNNNNNNNNNNNNNNNNNNNNNNNNNNNNNNNNNNNNNNNNNNNNNNNNNNNNNNNNNNNNNNNNNNNNNNNNNNNNNNNNNNNNNNNNNNNNNNNNNNNNNNNNNNNNNNNNNNNNNNNNNNNNNNNNNNNNNNNNNNNNNNNNNNNNNNNNNNNNNNNNNNNNNNNNNNNNNNNNNNNNNNNNNNNNNNNNNNNNNNNNNNNNNNNNNNNNNNNNNNNNNNNNNNNNNNNNNNNNNNNNNNNNNNNNNNNNNNNNNNNNNNNNNNNNNNNNNNNNNNNNNNNNNNNNNNNNNNNNNNNNNNNNNNNNNNNNNNNNNNNNNNNNNNNNNNNNNNNNNNNNNNNNNNNNNNNNNNNNNNNNNNNNNNNNNNNNNNNNNNNNNNNNNNNNNNNNNNNNNNNNNNNNNNNNNNNNNNNNNNNNNNNNNNNNNNNNNNNNNNNNNNNNNNNNNNNNNNNNNNNNNNNNNNNNNNNNNNNNNNNNNNNNNNNNNNNNNNNNNNNNNNNNNNNNNNNNNNNNNNNNNNNNNNNNNNNNNNNNNNNNNNNNNNNNNNNNNNNNNNNNNNNNNNNNNNNNNNNNNNNNNNNNNNNNNNNNNNNNNNNNNNNNNNNNNNNNNNNNNNNNNNNNNNNNNNNNNNNNNNNNNNNNNNNNNNNNNNNNNNNNNNNNNNNNNNNNNNNNNNNNNNNNNNNNNNNNNNNNNNNNNNNNNNNNNNNNNNNNNNNNNNNNNNNNNNNNNNNNNNNNNNNNNNNNNNNNNNNNNNNNNNNNNNNNNNNNNNNNNNNNNNNNNNNNNNNNNNNNNNNNNNNNNNNNNNNNNNNNNNNNNNNNNNNNNNNNNNNNNNNNNNNNNNNNNNNNNNNNNNNNNNNNNNNNNNNNNNNNNNNNNNNNNNNNNNNNNNNNNNNNNNNNNNNNNNNNNNNNNNNNNNNNNNNNNNNNNNNNNNNNNNNNNNNNNNNNNNNNNNNNNNNNNNNNNNNNNNNNNNNNNNNNNNNNNNNNNNNNNNNNNNNNNNNNNNNNNNNNNNNNNNNNNNNNNNNNNNNNNNNNNNNNNNNNNNNNNNNNNNNNNNNNNNNNNNNNNNNNNNNNNNNNNNNNNNNNNNNNNNNNNNNNNNNNNNNNNNNNNNNNNNNNNNNNNNNNNNNNNNNNNNNNNNNNNNNNNNNNNNNNNNNNNNNNNNNNNNNNNNNNNNNNNNNNNNNNNNNNNNNNNNNNNNNNNNNNNNNNNNNNNNNNNNNNNNNNNNNNNNNNNNNNNNNNNNNNNNNNNNNNNNNNNNNNNNNNNNNNNNNNNNNNNNNNNNNNNNNNNNNNNNNNNNNNNNNNNNNNNNNNNNNNNNNNNNNNNNNNNNNNNNNNNNNNNNNNNNNNNNNNNNNNNNNNNNNNNNNNNNNNNNNNNNNNNNNNNNNNNNNNNNNNNNNNNNNNNNNNNNNNNNNNNNNNNNNNNNNNNNNNNNNNNNNNNNNNNNNNNNNNNNNNNNNNNNNNNNNNNNNNNNNNNNNNNNNNNNNNNNNNNNNNNNNNNNNNNNNNNNNNNNNNNNNNNNNNNNNNNNNNNNNNNNNNNNNNNNNNNNNNNNNNNNNNNNNNNNNNNNNNNNNNNNNNNNNNNNNNNNNNNNNNNNNNNNNNNNNNNNNNNNNNNNNNNNNNNNNNNNNNNNNNNNNNNNNNNNNNNNNNNNNNNNNNNNNNNNNNNNNNNNNNNNNNNNNNNNNNNNNNNNNNNNNNNNNNNNNNNNNNNNNNNNNNNNNNNNNNNNNNNNNNNNNNNNNNNNNNNNNNNNNNNNNNNNNNNNNNNNNNNNNNNNNNNNNNNNNNNNNNNNNNNNNNNNNNNNNNNNNNNNNNNNNNNNNNNNNNNNNNNNNNNNNNNNNNNNNNNNNNNNNNNNNNNNNNNNNNNNNNNNNNNNNNNNNNNNNNNNNNNNNNNNNNNNNNNNNNNNNNNNNNNNNNNNNNNNNNNNNNNNNNNNNNNNNNNNNNNNNNNNNNNNNNNNNNNNNNNNNNNNNNNNNNNNNNNNNNNNNNNNNNNNNNNNNNNNNNNNNNNNNNNNNNNNNNNNNNNNNNNNNNNNNNNNNNNNNNNNNNNNNNNNNNNNNNNNNNNNNNNNNNNNNNNNNNNNNNNNNNNNNNNNNNNNNNNNNNNNNNNNNNNNNNNNNNNNNNNNNNNNNNNNNNNNNNNNNNNNNNNNNNNNNNNNNNNNNNNNNNNNNNNNNNNNNNNNNNNNNNNNNNNNNNNNNNNNNNNNNNNNNNNNNNNNNNNNNNNNNNNNNNNNNNNNNNNNNNNNNNNNNNNNNNNNNNNNNNNNNNNNNNNNNNNNNNNNNNNNNNNNNNNNNNNNNNNNNNNNNNNNNNNNNNNNNNNNNNNNNNNNNNNNNNNNNNNNNNNNNNNNNNNNNNNNNNNNNNNNNNNNNNNNNNNNNNNNNNNNNNNNNNNNNNNNNNNNNNNNNNNNNNNNNNNNNNNNNNNNNNNNNNNNNNNNNNNNNNNNNNNNNNNNNNNNNNNNNNNNNNNNNNNNNNNNNNNNNNNNNNNNNNNNNNNNNNNNNNNNNNNNNNNNNNNNNNNNNNNNNNNNNNNNNNNNNNNNNNNNNNNNNNNNNNNNNNNNNNNNNNNNNNNNNNNNNNNNNNNNNNNNNNNNNNNNNNNNNNNNNNNNNNNNNNNNNNNNNNNNNNNNNNNNNNNNNNNNNNNNNNNNNNNNNNNNNNNNNNNNNNNNNNNNNNNNNNNNNNNNNNNNNNNNNNNNNNNNNNNNNNNNNNNNNNNNNNNNNNNNNNNNNNNNNNNNNNNNNNNNNNNNNNNNNNNNNNNNNNNNNNNNNNNNNNNNNNNNNNNNNNNNNNNNNNNNNNNNNNNNNNNNNNNNNNNNNNNNNNNNNNNNNNNNNNNNNNNNNNNNNNNNNNNNNNNNNNNNNNNNNNNNNNNNNNNNNNNNNNNNNNNNNNNNNNNNNNNNNNNNNNNNNNNNNNNNNNNNNNNNNNNNNNNNNNNNNNNNNNNNNNNNNNNNNNNNNNNNNNNNNNNNNNNNNNNNNNNNNNNNNNNNNNNNNNNNNNNNNNNNNNNNNNNNNNNNNNNNNNNNNNNNNNNNNNNNNNNNNNNNNNNNNNNNNNNNNNNNNNNNNNNNNNNNNNNNNNNNNNNNNNNNNNNNNNNNNNNNNNNNNNNNNNNNNNNNNNNNNNNNNNNNNNNNNNNNNNNNNNNNNNNNNNNNNNNNNNNNNNNNNNNNNNNNNNNNNNNNNNNNNNNNNNNNNNNNNNNNNNNNNNNNNNNNNNNNNNNNNNNNNNNNNNNNNNNNNNNNNNNNNNNNNNNNNNNNNNNNNNNNNNNNNNNNNNNNNNNNNNNNNNNNNNNNNNNNNNNNNNNNNNNNNNNNNNNNNNNNNNNNNNNNNNNNNNNNNNNNNNNNNNNNNNNNNNNNNNNNNNNNNNNNNNNNNNNNNNNNNNNNNNNNNNNNNNNNNNNNNNNNNNNNNNNNNNNNNNNNNNNNNNNNNNNNNNNNNNNNNNNNNNNNNNNNNNNNNNNNNNNNNNNNNNNNNNNNNNNNNNNNNNNNNNNNNNNNNNNNNNNNNNNNNNNNNNNNNNNNNNNNNNNNNNNNNNNNNNNNNNNNNNNNNNNNNNNNNNNNNNNNNNNNNNNNNNNNNNNNNNNNNNNNNNNNNNNNNNNNNNNNNNNNNNNNNNNNNNNNNNNNNNNNNNNNNNNNNNNNNNNNNNNNNNNNNNNNNNNNNNNNNNNNNNNNNNNNNNNNNNNNNNNNNNNNNNNNNNNNNNNNNNNNNNNNNNNNNNNNNNNNNNNNNNNNNNNNNNNNNNNNNNNNNNNNNNNNNNNNNNNNNNNNNNNNNNNNNNNNNNNNNNNNNNNNNNNNNNNNNNNNNNNNNNNNNNNNNNNNNNNNNNNNNNNNNNNNNNNNNNNNNNNNNNNNNNNNNNNNNNNNNNNNNNNNNNNNNNNNNNNNNNNNNNNNNNNNNNNNNNNNNNNNNNNNNNNNNNNNNNNNNNNNNNNNNNNNNNNNNNNNNNNNNNNNNNNNNNNNNNNNNNNNNNNNNNNNNNNNNNNNNNNNNNNNNNNNNNNNNNNNNNNNNNNNNNNNNNNNNNNNNNNNNNNNNNNNNNNNNNNNNNNNNNNNNNNNNNNNNNNNNNNNNNNNNNNNNNNNNNNNNNNNNNNNNNNNNNNNNNNNNNNNNNNNNNNNNNNNNNNNNNNNNNNNNNNNNNNNNNNNNNNNNNNNNNNNNNNNNNNNNNNNNNNNNNNNNNNNNNNNNNNNNNNNNNNNNNNNNNNNNNNNNNNNNNNNNNNNNNNNNNNNNNNNNNNNNNNNNNNNNNNNNNNNNNNNNNNNNNNNNNNNNNNNNNNNNNNNNNNNNNNNNNNNNNNNNNNNNNNNNNNNNNNNNNNNNNNNNNNNNNNNNNNNNNNNNNNNNNNNNNNNNNNNNNNNNNNNNNNNNNNNNNNNNNNNNNNNNNNNNNNNNNNNNNNNNNNNNNNNNNNNNNNNNNNNNNNNNNNNNNNNNNNNNNNNNNNNNNNNNNNNNNNNNNNNNNNNNNNNNNNNNNNNNNNNNNNNNNNNNNNNNNNNNNNNNNNNNNNNNNNNNNNNNNNNNNNNNNNNNNNNNNNNNNNNNNNNNNNNNNNNNNNNNNNNNNNNNNNNNNNNNNNNNNNNNNNNNNNNNNNNNNNNNNNNNNNNNNNNNNNNNNNNNNNNNNNNNNNNNNNNNNNNNNNNNNNNNNNNNNNNNNNNNNNNNNNNNNNNNNNNNNNNNNNNNNNNNNNNNNNNNNNNNNNNNNNNNNNNNNNNNNNNNNNNNNNNNNNNNNNNNNNNNNNNNNNNNNNNNNNNNNNNNNNNNNNNNNNNNNNNNNNNNNNNNNNNNNNNNNNNNNNNNNNNNNNNNNNNNNNNNNNNNNNNNNNNNNNNNNNNNNNNNNNNNNNNNNNNNNNNNNNNNNNNNNNNNNNNNNNNNNNNNNNNNNNNNNNNNNNNNNNNNNNNNNNNNNNNNNNNNNNNNNNNNNNNNNNNNNNNNNNNNNNNNNNNNNNNNNNNNNNNNNNNNNNNNNNNNNNNNNNNNNNNNNNNNNNNNNNNNNNNNNNNNNNNNNNNNNNNNNNNNNNNNNNNNNNNNNNNNNNNNNNNNNNNNNNNNNNNNNNNNNNNNNNNNNNNNNNNNNNNNNNNNNNNNNNNNNNNNNNNNNNNNNNNNNNNNNNNNNNNNNNNNNNNNNNNNNNNNNNNNNNNNNNNNNNNNNNNNNNNNNNNNNNNNNNNNNNNNNNNNNNNNNNNNNNNNNNNNNNNNNNNNNNNNNNNNNNNNNNNNNNNNNNNNNNNNNNNNNNNNNNNNNNNNNNNNNNNNNNNNNNNNNNNNNNNNNNNNNNNNNNNNNNNNNNNNNNNNNNNNNNNNNNNNNNNNNNNNNNNNNNNNNNNNNNNNNNNNNNNNNNNNNNNNNNNNNNNNNNNNNNNNNNNNNNNNNNNNNNNNNNNNNNNNNNNNNNNNNNNNNNNNNNNNNNNNNNNNNNNNNNNNNNNNNNNNNNNNNNNNNNNNNNNNNNNNNNNNNNNNNNNNNNNNNNNNNNNNNNNNNNNNNNNNNNNNNNNNNNNNNNNNNNNNNNNNNNNNNNNNNNNNNNNNNNNNNNNNNNNNNNNNNNNNNNNNNNNNNNNNNNNNNNNNNNNNNNNNNNNNNNNNNNNNNNNNNNNNNNNNNNNNNNNNNNNNNNNNNNNNNNNNNNNNNNNNNNNNNNNNNNNNNNNNNNNNNNNNNNNNNNNNNNNNNNNNNNNNNNNNNNNNNNNNNNNNNNNNNNNNNNNNNNNNNNNNNNNNNNNNNNNNNNNNNNNNNNNNNNNNNNNNNNNNNNNNNNNNNNNNNNNNNNNNNNNNNNNNNNNNNNNNNNNNNNNNNNNNNNNNNNNNNNNNNNNNNNNNNNNNNNNNNNNNNNNNNNNNNNNNNNNNNNNNNNNNNNNNNNNNNNNNNNNNNNNNNNNNNNNNNNNNNNNNNNNNNNNNNNNNNNNNNNNNNNNNNNNNNNNNNNNNNNNNNNNNNNNNNNNNNNNNNNNNNNNNNNNNNNNNNNNNNNNNNNNNNNNNNNNNNNNNNNNNNNNNNNNNNNNNNNNNNNNNNNNNNNNNNNNNNNNNNNNNNNNNNNNNNNNNNNNNNNNNNNNNNNNNNNNNNNNNNNNNNNNNNNNNNNNNNNNNNNNNNNNNNNNNNNNNNNNNNNNNNNNNNNNNNNNNNNNNNNNNNNNNNNNNNNNNNNNNNNNNNNNNNNNNNNNNNNNNNNNNNNNNNNNNNNNNNNNNNNNNNNNNNNNNNNNNNNNNNNNNNNNNNNNNNNNNNNNNNNNNNNNNNNNNNNNNNNNNNNNNNNNNNNNNNNNNNNNNNNNNNNNNNNNNNNNNNNNNNNNNNNNNNNNNNNNNNNNNNNNNNNNNNNNNNNNNNNNNNNNNNNNNNNNNNNNNNNNNNNNNNNNNNNNNNNNNNNNNNNNNNNNNNNNNNNNNNNNNNNNNNNNNNNNNNNNNNNNNNNNNNNNNNNNNNNNNNNNNNNNNNNNNNNNNNNNNNNNNNNNNNNNNNNNNNNNNNNNNNNNNNNNNNNNNNNNNNNNNNNNNNNNNNNNNNNNNNNNNNNNNNNNNNNNNNNNNNNNNNNNNNNNNNNNNNNNNNNNNNNNNNNNNNNNNNNNNNNNNNNNNNNNNNNNNNNNNNNNNNNNNNNNNNNNNNNNNNNNNNNNNNNNNNNNNNNNNNNNNNNNNNNNNNNNNNNNNNNNNNNNNNNNNNNNNNNNNNNNNNNNNNNNNNNNNNNNNNNNNNNNNNNNNNNNNNNNNNNNNNNNNNNNNNNNNNNNNNNNNNNNNNNNNNNNNNNNNNNNNNNNNNNNNNNNNNNNNNNNNNNNNNNNNNNNNNNNNNNNNNNNNNNNNNNNNNNNNNNNNNNNNNNNNNNNNNNNNNNNNNNNNNNNNNNNNNNNNNNNNNNNNNNNNNNNNNNNNNNNNNNNNNNNNNNNNNNNNNNNNNNNNNNNNNNNNNNNNNNNNNNNNNNNNNNNNNNNNNNNNNNNNNNNNNNNNNNNNNNNNNNNNNNNNNNNNNNNNNNNNNNNNNNNNNNNNNNNNNNNNNNNNNNNNNNNNNNNNNNNNNNNNNNNNNNNNNNNNNNNNNNNNNNNNNNNNNNNNNNNNNNNNNNNNNNNNNNNNNNNNNNNNNNNNNNNNNNNNNNNNNNNNNNNNNNNNNNNNNNNNNNNNNNNNNNNNNNNNNNNNNNNNNNNNNNNNNNNNNNNNNNNNNNNNNNNNNNNNNNNNNNNNNNNNNNNNNNNNNNNNNNNNNNNNNNNNNNNNNNNNNNNNNNNNNNNNNNNNNNNNNNNNNNNNNNNNNNNNNNNNNNNNNNNNNNNNNNNNNNNNNNNNNNNNNNNNNNNNNNNNNNNNNNNNNNNNNNNNNNNNNNNNNNNNNNNNNNNNNNNNNNNNNNNNNNNNNNNNNNNNNNNNNNNNNNNNNNNNNNNNNNNNNNNNNNNNNNNNNNNNNNNNNNNNNNNNNNNNNNNNNNNNNNNNNNNNNNNNNNNNNNNNNNNNNNNNNNNNNNNNNNNNNNNNNNNNNNNNNNNNNNNNNNNNNNNNNNNNNNNNNNNNNNNNNNNNNNNNNNN
The sequence above is drawn from the Theropithecus gelada isolate Dixy chromosome X, Tgel_1.0, whole genome shotgun sequence genome and encodes:
- the LOC112616255 gene encoding X antigen family member 5-like — protein: MALPGAWLLRTYCVLLTYSVDFPKTQRVWGSSASKDTVESIPLSPECPVSTQNEFIRLIKEFHPGYLEPSDEEPQQEEPPTESRDPTPGQKREDQGAADIRVPDLEADLQELSQSKTGDECGDGPDVQGTILPKAEQFKMPEGGERQPQV